One part of the Candidatus Borreliella tachyglossi genome encodes these proteins:
- the acpS gene encoding holo-ACP synthase → MKSIGCDIIQVIRLNSFLTDRKKLERFFTQREIETLKMKGKGTLESLAGKFAAKESLIKALGPLMDHKIKYSLKDIEIVKSQKGHAIFQLYNDIQILINQMDLKLHLTISHEREYAIAFVMVEN, encoded by the coding sequence ATGAAATCAATAGGATGTGATATAATACAGGTTATAAGGCTTAATAGTTTTTTAACAGACAGAAAAAAACTAGAGAGATTCTTTACACAAAGAGAAATTGAAACTTTAAAAATGAAAGGAAAAGGTACACTAGAAAGTTTGGCTGGTAAGTTTGCAGCAAAAGAGTCATTAATCAAGGCTCTAGGTCCGCTGATGGACCATAAAATCAAATACTCCCTTAAAGATATTGAAATCGTAAAGTCTCAGAAGGGACATGCAATATTCCAGTTATATAATGATATTCAAATCTTAATAAATCAAATGGACTTAAAATTACATTTAACAATTTCACATGAAAGGGAGTACGCTATTGCATTTGTAATGGTAGAAAATTAA
- a CDS encoding CdaR family protein, translating into MNVYKKLKDIVKLLFEDWQNKAISILIAIIMFATFYFNSIESITIEKEFSILLEDEITLAKIPDFNKLLLTVKINKENLKYLDLDRIVLLVEANNIKEAGEYELPIKIKNLNPIPIVEYGLSTNKISLNLDKKISKLVKVEPKFTLLEKDGTGEFFMAKYNISPEKITIHGPKEIIETINTIQTKTKEFDTRTIVISEHLEVVSPDPLITLDRKHVIVNITLSKKYIQTTIKNPNLIFNNLKNGLEIKDQEKILNPENEMFIKIRSRLSEQIIKTHIANKNINFNLDLSRIETPGIYNVKTDILLKNNIHGIEVYEYEPKMIRIEVIPNQY; encoded by the coding sequence ATGAATGTATATAAAAAACTTAAAGACATCGTAAAATTATTATTTGAAGATTGGCAGAATAAAGCCATTTCTATTCTAATAGCTATTATTATGTTTGCAACATTTTACTTTAATAGCATAGAGTCGATTACAATAGAAAAAGAATTCAGTATCTTATTAGAAGATGAAATTACGCTAGCAAAAATTCCTGATTTTAATAAACTACTACTTACAGTTAAAATTAATAAGGAAAATTTAAAATATTTAGACCTTGACCGCATAGTATTATTGGTTGAAGCTAATAACATAAAAGAAGCTGGTGAATATGAGCTCCCCATAAAGATAAAGAATCTTAACCCCATACCCATTGTTGAATACGGGCTTTCAACAAACAAAATTTCACTAAATCTTGACAAAAAAATTTCAAAATTAGTTAAAGTTGAACCTAAATTTACACTCCTTGAAAAAGACGGAACTGGGGAATTTTTCATGGCTAAATATAATATTTCTCCTGAAAAAATAACAATACACGGGCCTAAGGAAATAATAGAGACAATTAACACCATTCAAACCAAAACAAAAGAATTTGACACTAGAACTATAGTTATCTCAGAACATCTTGAAGTAGTTTCTCCAGATCCACTCATAACGCTAGACAGAAAACATGTAATAGTTAACATCACGTTAAGCAAAAAATACATACAGACAACAATAAAAAATCCCAATTTAATTTTCAATAATCTAAAAAATGGCCTCGAAATAAAAGATCAGGAAAAAATCCTAAATCCAGAAAATGAAATGTTCATTAAGATAAGAAGCAGACTTTCAGAACAAATAATTAAAACACATATAGCTAATAAAAACATTAATTTCAACCTCGATTTAAGTCGAATTGAAACTCCTGGTATTTATAATGTTAAAACAGATATACTGCTTAAAAATAACATTCATGGCATAGAAGTGTATGAATATGAACCCAAAATGATAAGGATCGAGGTAATCCCAAATCAGTATTAA
- the truA gene encoding tRNA pseudouridine(38-40) synthase TruA, with protein MKKILAEVAYDGSLYHGFQIQPQKPTIQGEIEKALKKISKTKIKIHSSGRTDKGVHARGQIISFYIDINIAPQNLKIAINSLLKSDIRIIKLQYIEDRFQPRFNAKKRKYSYYILNNKNYYPWEEYQAYHVKKKLNINRLNEMALMLIGKHDFTTFSCIRDQTNSKLKEIYFARFKKKNKFIVFEIIGSSFLWKMVRSIVGTILDIEIKEESICTFSKILNSKNRKFARTTAPAKALFLDKVYYE; from the coding sequence ATGAAAAAAATACTTGCAGAGGTAGCATATGATGGTTCTCTATATCACGGCTTTCAAATTCAACCCCAAAAACCAACAATTCAAGGCGAAATTGAGAAGGCTTTAAAGAAAATAAGCAAAACAAAGATCAAAATTCACTCATCAGGCAGAACAGATAAAGGGGTTCATGCAAGAGGGCAAATAATATCTTTTTATATAGATATAAATATTGCACCTCAAAATCTAAAGATTGCAATAAATTCTCTCTTAAAGAGCGACATTAGAATAATAAAATTACAGTATATAGAAGATAGATTTCAACCTCGATTTAATGCCAAGAAGAGAAAATATAGCTACTACATACTCAACAACAAAAATTATTATCCTTGGGAAGAATATCAAGCCTATCATGTAAAGAAAAAATTAAATATCAACAGATTAAACGAAATGGCTCTAATGCTAATTGGAAAACATGATTTTACTACCTTTTCATGTATAAGAGATCAAACGAATTCAAAGTTGAAAGAAATTTATTTTGCTAGATTTAAGAAAAAAAATAAGTTTATCGTTTTTGAAATAATAGGCTCTTCATTTTTGTGGAAAATGGTAAGATCAATAGTAGGAACAATACTCGATATAGAGATAAAAGAAGAATCTATTTGTACTTTTAGCAAGATTTTAAACTCAAAAAACAGAAAATTTGCGAGAACAACCGCACCTGCAAAAGCTTTATTTCTAGATAAGGTTTATTATGAATAA
- a CDS encoding DUF2225 domain-containing protein, which translates to MKKISYFTKYEIECPLCSCKFRKEDLLTGSGRLISGQLKVDLKREYVKNEKYGDIYPRVYSIIVCPDCYLAAFPNEFNAISFANNKVKQLLISREQNRKEIKSIFEDDLNFNKPRSLKEGAASYILAMMCYEYLDKAHNPTLNKAKCAIRSAWIFEDLHNENPNQNYNYLQKIFYYKAAYLYKLTIEKEQDNSEPITAEAVFGPDTDKNYGYDSALYLSGLLEYFYGNKENKEHRYNQLIEIKTILSKIAGMGKSSKEKPSILLDKIKEVYFNISKEIKNLHK; encoded by the coding sequence ATGAAAAAGATATCATATTTTACAAAATACGAAATCGAATGTCCTTTATGTAGTTGTAAATTTAGGAAAGAAGATCTCTTAACAGGGAGCGGCAGATTAATATCTGGTCAGTTAAAAGTTGATTTAAAAAGAGAGTATGTAAAAAATGAAAAATATGGTGATATCTACCCTAGAGTATATTCAATCATAGTATGTCCTGACTGCTATCTAGCTGCTTTTCCCAATGAATTTAATGCAATATCATTTGCTAATAACAAAGTAAAACAACTTCTAATAAGCCGTGAGCAAAACCGCAAAGAAATAAAATCAATTTTTGAAGACGATTTAAACTTTAATAAACCAAGAAGTCTTAAAGAAGGAGCTGCCAGTTATATCCTTGCTATGATGTGCTATGAATACCTTGACAAAGCTCATAACCCGACCCTAAATAAAGCAAAATGTGCAATAAGGTCAGCTTGGATATTTGAAGATCTTCACAATGAAAACCCAAATCAAAACTATAATTATTTGCAAAAAATATTTTACTATAAAGCAGCATATCTTTACAAATTAACAATTGAAAAAGAGCAAGATAATTCAGAACCAATTACTGCTGAGGCAGTATTCGGCCCGGATACAGATAAAAATTATGGATATGACAGCGCTTTATATCTATCAGGCCTATTGGAATATTTTTACGGTAACAAGGAAAATAAAGAACACAGATACAATCAACTAATTGAAATAAAAACCATCCTTTCTAAAATAGCTGGCATGGGAAAATCATCAAAGGAAAAACCCTCAATACTTTTAGATAAAATCAAAGAAGTTTATTTTAACATTTCAAAAGAAATAAAAAACTTACATAAATGA
- the cdaA gene encoding diadenylate cyclase CdaA, whose protein sequence is MFMIELTNIGQIKDILSRVLDLSLISILVYYIYKNVINSYSINLLKGMIIITSIGIVSYYFNLYTINWLLNYIANILPIAMLILFNQEIKKIIMQIGNFNLSFKLANRKEDTIKAITEIIKAVKHLSENKSGSLICIEKKIQLDQIINKGIKLDALISNEILISIFDYETPLHDGAVIISNNKIVYAGSFLPLSNIESISKTFGTRHRAGLGISENSDAITIITSEETGSISLTSDGKLEYNLSLNEIRKKLNLALIE, encoded by the coding sequence ATGTTTATGATAGAATTAACTAATATAGGCCAAATAAAAGATATCCTCTCTAGAGTGCTAGATCTAAGTTTGATCAGCATTTTAGTTTATTACATATATAAAAATGTAATAAACTCTTATTCCATAAATTTACTAAAAGGAATGATTATCATTACATCCATTGGGATTGTCTCTTATTATTTCAACCTATACACCATAAACTGGCTCTTAAACTACATAGCAAACATACTGCCAATTGCAATGCTTATACTTTTTAATCAAGAAATAAAAAAGATAATAATGCAGATTGGAAATTTTAACTTATCCTTCAAGCTTGCAAACAGGAAAGAAGATACTATTAAAGCTATTACTGAAATAATAAAAGCAGTTAAGCATTTATCAGAGAATAAATCTGGTAGCTTAATCTGCATTGAAAAAAAAATACAACTAGATCAAATCATAAATAAAGGAATAAAATTAGATGCCCTCATATCTAATGAAATTCTAATATCAATTTTTGATTATGAAACACCTCTACATGATGGAGCAGTCATAATTAGCAATAACAAGATCGTTTATGCTGGATCTTTCTTACCACTATCTAATATAGAGTCCATCAGTAAAACTTTTGGAACAAGACACAGAGCAGGTCTTGGAATTTCTGAAAACTCCGATGCAATAACAATAATAACCTCTGAGGAAACTGGTTCTATTTCACTCACAAGCGATGGAAAACTAGAGTATAATTTAAGCCTAAATGAAATTAGGAAAAAGCTAAATCTTGCACTAATAGAATAA